The Pieris napi chromosome 11, ilPieNapi1.2, whole genome shotgun sequence DNA segment caaaatatttctacttTTATCTTTATAGGTCAAGACGAAGAAAAACTGTTGGGGTCCGTTCTTTTACCATCATATAAGGTATCAGCTTGTACTAGTGAAGATAAGGTAATGAGGAAGTACGCGTTTAAATTAGAACACGCAAATATGCGGACGTACGTATTAGCAGCGATGGATCAAGAATCTATGATGAAATGGGTTAAGGGACTAACTATGGCTGCGCTTATGCAAAACTAcaggtatatatttttgcgTAGTCCTATAATCACAAAGGTATTACCCGCAACCATGTTGTTACTGTTATTGCATTTTGTTCATAGTTTGCTTTAAGCTACACCTGAAGTATAGGTTAAAGTAAAATACGTATAAATAGAAGcgatttttcaaatatttatttccaacacacaaatatacagtatttacaatattataatctacatagtaataaaaataatgaaacatttattaatggaaaattaaaacaaatgtaaaaagtttgtaagtatacctttaatgctggcagcatttcctcgctgtattgccaACTTATTccttgagcgaggaaagcaccagctatGGGGTCACCGTTACTaacaggcgccaacttaaatctttaattagcgttTGTGTacttgaatataaaaaaacagggTGCATGTactacttatgtacgcgcgtaagatgttatacttctttggcattattaaaaatagtttttgattgcatgcaaataattaattacaattaaataataaaagactggaatctcttacattaagtgtaacataaattctattattattcgaatgttgtttttaaattatgtccaatgccgtagcatcttccgtgggcaacttcattctgttaattttgtgtcacggtgcgcgcgcatcgtaaaatttcactctcatcaatttttcgtaacgtgcctaaagaagtgtaacttcaaaaatacagacaaaaagaagtataaattAGTTTGATTGCGCTGTTCGTTATACGTCTGTTCGGAATTTATTAAACTCTTTTTTTTTCCAGCGAACACCAACGGAAACAAATTGAGCGAACTGCAAAACCAGAGGTACGTATTATCGTGTGCATAACGTGAATCGATGCAAGTCCTCAATCAATCCGCTAGAGCATAACCAAGGACAGTCACCGGTTTATGGGCATAACTGTAAATGTTGATCGGTGCCAATACTAACCGCTCtagtttttcttcttttaagtaatagatagacatattatgtacttacaaatttttttatttttatattttatatgattggacaatttagaccaattgacctagtcccatgctaagctggtgaagcttgtattgtgggtactaggcaacggatatacatacatattaaagatagatagacatataaatacataattaaacacccaagacctaagcacaacaccaaatgctcatcacatcgatgtttgtctcagctggggatcgaacccgggatccatggattcgcagtcaggggtactaaccacaagaccaatgagccgtctaaACTCTAATTGATATCATGAAAGAATTGATTATATGTgcacaatttataaaatttattttaatttatattaaattaagtaaaaggtttttatttcCTCTGTGGTTGAGAGTCGTAATTTAATGatgacaaaacaaaaaacagttTGTTCAATAAAATGCGGTAAAATAAAGACGTGGgatcaaaattttatataagtgggtttgaagttatatatattaagttgtTTCTTTGTAACAATGAATCATACAGCTAATTTTATAAGCaaacattttacatattagTTTATTGGTAGTTGAGTTCAcaaaggtatttttaaaatattttcaggaTGACGATATTCCTGGACCTACATACGCAAATGCACCTCCCAAGCCACGACGCTCAAATGATGGATACAATTCACCAGGCTCAGACATGTTAGTATAAAGATATACGCTGTTGTAGTGGACCAAAGTTATAGTTACATATTCAATACCTATTACTATTTCAGATACGACCCAAATTACGATCTTTTGATCAAACCAGAGTCTCAATATAATCAAAGCACTTCGAAGCAATATCAAGATCAATATGGAAGTAAAGCGAATCAAGAATCTTACGCCAGAACCCCACAGTCGCCTCCCCAACCACCTCTCTATCAAACAAAAAGATCTAACGATTTACACAATTCTGGATCGAACCACGAAAGACCTCAAGAACTGTATAAATTCCCACAATCGCCCCCTTTTGAAACAAGACGTCTTCCCGATGAAAACATGTaccaaacacaaaataatccCTTCTTACAAAATTATTCAGGCCAGGAAACTCGTATTCCTCTTGAAACACAAAACACTGATCAAAAATCCATAAAAAGTTATGGAGACAATTATCCAGAAACGAAAACTCGTAATGATAATGCACACGCTAGAGATGTGTATGGTGAATTAAAGGATCTAAAGCCGGTTCCAACGAACAGTGTAAATGATCGAATTATGGAGAGACGAACGCCCGATGCATACGGGCGATCCACTACGATGTCgagttataaaaacaaacttgGTGATTATGAAGATGTATACTCTCCATATTCAAGTGAAAATCCTGCGAAGTCACCTAATTTATCACTTCATCGAGATAATATTAGTTTGTCAAGTCAAAAACAGCAACAAAAGCCCAATCAGGTAggtttcaattgtttttagtttttgtagtATTAcagtaaaatgttttattgttatattagtaTAGGGATTGAGTTCTGCAAGAGATAGGATTCAAAGCAATACCATAGCTTTTGCCAAGATTcagtataacttaaatatgaCTAGGTATtcatatacaaaaaatgtaatatttacttattttactaCGTATATCATGAACTCTTTGCAGACTCAAGAGAAAGTGTTTAGCGGGCCATCAGTTCTTCGAAGGAAGAAAATGCAAGCAAGTGGCATACAACCTCCCATGCCCAGGCCACATAGCGCAGACTTTCTAGAGTACGAAGCTAGAAACGAATCATTGAATAAGACAATGCCAACAAGAAACAATTTAGATCCTCATAAAAATCCACAGCGGCCTAAGTCTAGCCTTGACATTAACTCATATTACGACCCCAGTTCAGAAACATATTACTCCGAAGAGAGCTATGCAGAAAAAATGAGACAGTCAGCTCAATATTTGCAGCAACAAGGTCTTGCGCCTCGTAACATACAGATACCTCTCGCAAAATATGCAAGTGGCTTAGCTGAAAAACAATTGCAGTCCCCCTACGCTCATACACCAAACAACAATTATGAAACGGAATTTGGCGCAAAACAACGCGATAATATCAGCTACACCTCAAAATACAGTGATCTAGAAGGATTAAACTCTAATTGGATGCTAAAAGAGAAAGATTTAGAACAACAAAAGGATTACTTGAACCGAAGTGGGAGTGTAATGAGTGATGGATCAAATGGAAGTTACCTGAAAGAAGCAAGTAAACTGGAGCCTAATTCTGATGGTTTTATAAGATCTGCGAGTGCACGATTACCTACTACAGAACGTGATGGTGAAAAGAAAGTTCAGCAGGTATAAAtgattcttattttattttactccagccctgcgattctgtaactcacttttcgaactcacacagcggttttcgcatcgggggcgctctcaaatcagtcgtgaagcagtcattttatgatttggcattctgaaaaggtgggagcttgtagtttattagaatgcaatcataaatgactgcttcacgactgatttgagagcgaccccctaatgcgaaaaccgctgtgtgagttcgaaaagtgagttagaAGGCCTACATTAATTGTTCAATACAATATCTCAACTTATTGGTGTTTGTTACAGCGCGAGGAATCAATGAAACGCCTATTGGAATggaaacaaagaatgttgcaGTCTCCTTTGACTAGAAAAAGCACTCCTGCAACTATTTCCTTAGCAAGATCTCTAAATCAGAGTCGACAATCATTAAGATCAGATCAGTACAAACCTAAAACATACTCAAATAATTCATATAACAGCTACTCATCTGACGATGAAGGTTAGTGCCATAgctttaatcaattaattagaCCAAAGAGCATGTATATTTTTCTCTAAACCAATTTTAAAGCatgtaaaaattaagtttagttTGGTCGTACGCATGATAATTCGTGTTCAGTgtatttgtagtaaaatataaactagTCATTAAAGACCTCGGCTATTTTAAGTAGagctaataatatatagttaaatttatttttacatgtaCTTCATTTactttatgaatataaaaatgccATTACATtacttgtttataattattatattttattgtattcaaCTATAAACAAGCAGCCTTTGGTGACTTCGCTTTGCGGAACCTTCCTGCCTGCTGGGGGATATGTCACTAACTATCGCATTTAATTGGTGTTGGGTCAGTAAACCTATATAATTACTGTAGATTATATATGGAAGCCGTAGATCgtatttacataactttatTTGGAAAAGGTGCAATAATTACTAACAATCAAGCATTatcaaatacaataatattattatttggaaagtaagaaattaaaatttggttTCGCTTTTGCACCTCAGAGGAAACACCTGGGACTGATCTGCAAAACTCAAGTCCTATGCAGGCAGGAAGGTCTTACATACAGGGAATAGAGAGTCCCTCAATAACAAAACCAAAATCCCCTCACGAGCCTTGTTCTGTCCTATTGCCCGATGAAAAATTCGAAATAACAagtgttagtaaaaacaaTAGCAGTCTCCAAAACGCATacgaaaatattaatgtagaaGAATCCATAGCCGAGAATGTTAAAAGTAACGCCCAGGAAGAACACATATACGAAGATCATATTCCTCAGCTTATTGATATGCCTGAAGAGACTGAGCAGACATCAGCAGTTACTTGTGATGGATATGAAACTCATGAAAGTGAATCAGAATCAGAAGCTCAGCTCGAATATACAGATAATGATTTAGATGAAGTACTTCTTGAATCGGATACTGAAACGTCTAAGCAAGATAATAACGAACTTGTAAGTAATCAATCAGAAACCCCGCCAATTCTATCATTAAATGAAGATCATTACTTACCGATGAGCCCTAGAAAATTATTGCCAATAGAACCAGCacataaaatgattttagaaAACTTAAGCGTTTTCGATCAATCGATGCCAATAACTTATGAAGATAATCCATATGTAGAAATGAATTTGGGAGGGGAGGAGGATGACATGCAGACATACGAAATTGTTTGTGTAAACAATGGTAAGATGGTTGAACCAGTGTACATGGAATTGAATAATCTTACGGCAGCTGATCAAGAAATAGAAAATACGAATTCAAAAGATTGCCACTCAGATACAGCCTCTAATTTTGCAGACACCAAAGATCCAACATTGAGGAGAGTGTCAAAAACcgagaaaaataaagaaaaggcGGAAGGTTCTGACGCTGATGATGAATGCTCTAAAGACCTATCGATAGATGCCCCTTTTAGTAGATTAAGTATTTCAGATACATTCCGCCCTGCTTCGTATTATCTCAGTTGTAGTTCTATGATATTGGATAGGCAGGATAGTTCTGATAGTGATATCTTACCACCTCCACCCATTCCAAGTTCATCTCCACCATGCGAAGAATTAAATGATGAAGCCTTGTCCAGGTATATTTTAGACAAATTAGATAAATCCGATATATCTCAAgataattctattttaaaaatgttaacaaacgaaaatcaaaatatgaataaaatgaaaagaaaagcGACCTCGTTAATGATATACGGTAGCCGAACTTCAATTCACGATACTCTTACTAGGGGTGAAAAAATTCGACATAATAGAGCGAGCTTAACAAACGATAGgagtaaattatttgaagaaaaaGAAACCGTCAACCTATTAAATAGATCTTTATTCGATTTGAAAAACAATTCTTCAGATTGTATTGACTCTGATTCGTTCAGAAGTTGTATTGTTGACAGAGATTCATCGAGATTGTCCTTAGATTCAGATGTAAGTagtaaatttgaaattactCCATCCAATCTATCTTCAGAACTTACAAGCTTAGCTGATGGTGACTCTATATATGATTTACGTAATTCAAGTGACTGCGCTGATGCTAATTTGTTACGGAAAAACCAATTTGTTTCAGAAACTTATTTGTTAAGTCAAATTGAACGCAGCGATTTGATACAACTTAACAGAACGTCAAACGAAAAAGATACGTCTTGTAGTCCAGAAGAAacgaaaatgaataaaacacaAACTTTAACCAAAAGtgaaaatttgaatattgtttgttCCCACACACGTTCATCTAGCACCCCTGTTAGTTGTAAAAGCAATATTATTCGTGATAGATCAAACAGTCATGCTTTAGAATCGAAGCGTATagacacacagtacaaaaatattgcgGATCATACTTCGGGATACATTGGTTCACAGAGTTCTTGTAGCTCACTCGGTGTTTCTCATTCTCCTATATCATTTTACACTAAGTATTCAAAAGGAGAAACGTTACTGagaaaaaatttgaataaaactaCAGATAAAGTAAAGGAAATCAAGAAGatcaatattaaagaaaagtataACGCTTCATCGACAACCACTGGTTTTCATAGTAGAGAAAGTTCTGCCGAGCACAGTGCCCCCTACTACTATTCGGATCTTTCATCACAGGAgcatattgatattttacCAACTTCtcattatatgaaaaatactaacatacacagaaaattaaataatcaacgACGGAAAGGCCTCTTGCATAAACGGAATGACATAACACATATACATAACCCGATCCACAGTAACAATGTTTTTGTATCCGATAATTCTTTTGAATTGGCAGCAGCTAGAAGTGTATCCGTTGAATTTCTAAGTGCAACAGAAAAAGATCCagaaatagatattaaaaatttatatgaatcGTCGAGTAGTAAACGCTCAAAAATACCAGAATCGATTGGTTTATTGGGTAGTCTAGGCTGTAAAAGAAATACAAGTAATTCGAAGTTTTCATCAGAAGAAAAGACGGTATCCGACCATTCAGAATTACAACAACGAAATTTGTTAAAAGCTAGGGTTTCAACTGGAAGTATGTCCTCACACTGCAGTGAAAACTCttcaaatactgtatattatgACGCTGAAACTGAAGCAACTACATATGAGAATATTTTTGTTGGAGAAAAACATTGGGATGAAGATCAACTATGGAGAGATAATTTAAGAAGAGTCTCTCATAGACATGCTCGTTCAATGGATGACTTAGATGCTTTGCCTGAATCTATAAGTTCTAATAATACACCCGATTTTAATAGCATTAAGCGCGTTAAGAAAGTTGTGTCAAACAATAAGGTGAGTAGAAACGTTACTTACGTAAATTGCGATATACAAGCAGAGATTTTAAGAAAGGATAAAAAAGTGGGCCATGCTATTCCTGATGAGAATGATGTTTATGTTAGTCTTGCAAATGATGTTAACATAACCTCAGATAACACTATTGTTGATGAAGGCGTCTATGAACAATTGTCAATCGATACAACTGAAATATCGTCAAATGACATATGTAACAGTAAAGAGAAACAGTCGAAAATCAACAGAAAACAGTTTGAAATAGATAGAGAAACATTAAGGCAGTGGGATTTGATGTCGAGTGGATTAATGAAAGATGGTTCAAGGCTAGTGCGGGGTGCGGTTATTGGTGGTAAAGTAAACGAAGCTGCATGCACGGACAACACAACTGAAAATGCAAGCAAGGGAAGTATCCACTAAGTTTCTGTGGTCCAGTTAGTAACTATGTAAGTTAAacttatattcatttaaacgCAAAGCAAAGTCACTTTTggcatttttatgtatattaaagaAGATAAGATGTACATAAGTACGCAAGCATGTTTTGATGTTAACACTGTATATAGCACTGAACTTGTAAATACATGATACACATTTTATCATGTTGAAACTAGTCTATGCTATTCGTAAAGATTATAAATCGTTAATTCATTTCTTGCAGCATCCTTAACAATATCAGGCACTAACATAGAATCTAACGCAAACAATAACCAAATTCAACAAACATTATCAAAGAAATCATTTGTCGGAAGTAATACATCTATTGGACGTAGTAATAGAGATGGGAATATACCAGTAAGAGCAGTCAGCCCAAGAGTAAGATGGGTTGAAGATAAAGCAAATGAGCATTACACGTCACAACAGATTAGTGCGTCGCAGCATAATGTAAGTTATATGTAATCTGTACTATTTATACTCTGCGGTGACTATGCCTAAAATATAGAGAAATATCATTAATGCAtgcattatataattttaattattaataaattaaatgtgttaAGCATTTTTTTGAAAACACTATTCACtatattacacaaatatttgacataccaaaaatattatgtatacaattttatacttttcttATGCATTTATTAGAAAGGTTTATTTGCCTTTTGCCTACTTGTTAGAAAAAGTGTAAGAGAAATAGACGTCTTATTTCTCAACTACGAGGTTCTGAAACTTATCtgatattacataatattacagcTTAATATATTACCGGGCACAGAAGAATCTTGGGCCACAATTAGGTCCCCTTCTCGGATGTCCCAACAGCCCGTAAGCGCTGTCAGTCCTAGAGTTAGGAGGAACACTGAAACTGACGAAATGGTATATagattgtcttttatttattatccttACATACCAGTATTACCCATATTATTTGAGTTCTGTCaatgttgtttattttacttGGGGGTACATACCATAAGATCGTTATTAATGCAAGATCAATTACGGTTTATAAAGTCTTTTAATCTGGGatttaaattgttacaaaataatgggctcaaaataataatcactATCTCTCAAACGTTGAAAATATGCTTGTCGCCgagtgttattattttaaatttttgtcaattgtagaaaaaaaaaacaaatgaaaatttggctttattatgtaatatgtactataataactttcaaattaataacgttctttaaaaagttatatgattttgttttgctttttttgtgttttgtacattttgttGCATTATTTGTTGGGTATAGCAAAAGGTGCCTCGAGAATTGGTAGACATACCGACAGCTGGTGAACTCCTGGGACGTAGTCATGAAGAATTAGTTCTCCTTCTGATACAATTACGTCGACGGCATGCTGCAATACATCGATCCATAGAGCAATGCTGCCACCAAATTAATAGTATAGAGGTGCTTtgctttttatgttttacgtttcttttctttttacaattttatatataatatactagcataccggccaagcgttgctgtggctaaggtttctgttatattacatagtagtaaactattcaagggaaacggtaggagaacaccagtcatggggaccaccatgcttttttggtggttatgccattcaattgtagcttatgtgaaacgttggtactttcaacacagcgccatctgttagaattgtatcaaataataaacaaatatttgcaataaaataatattgcgggtataaattgagatgtgagctatcctatcttttaagttggatcaaactacacacggtgtgcaaatttcattgatcggttcggtagtttaggagtccatagcggacaaacaacgtgacacgtaatttatatatattaagattatacaAGGCAATTAAATAAGTGTTTATACTTTTGAAACCTACACTTACATGAACtccataaaattaattgctataatataatatgtggactaataatagaaatttatttattactaacaaagtTTATCTCTTCCAGGAATGTCTTAGTTCTTTAAAAGCTTTAGAACGGGAGGAGAGTCTACGAAGGCTCGAACAATTGAAGATGCAATTAATGGAGCTAGAACAACAGTATGCAAAAAGCAAACCCCTTGTTCAATTAGTGGATAATATGGTGAAACTTGGGTCATTGTACAATAAACCTGGATCAACAATTGAACGTCTTGAGAGAAATCAGAGGCTAAGGCATAAGGTTCTAGCAGAGCATGCAGTTGAGCAACAACGGTGTgtactttaaaatatcttgaaaTGTATATATGTTACACCACATTctatatttacatacatacaaatcaATACATTGACTGCTCATTGGtttagtggttagtacccctgactgccaatccatgggtcccgggttcgtaCCCCGGCTGAGAGAAACATcaatgtgatgagcatttggtgtttaaatatgtatttatatgtgtatctatctataatatgtatgtatatccgttgcctagtacccataacacaagcttcaccagcttaccatggtgtgaattgtccaatcatataaaataaaataaaaataaaaaaattcccaAGAATGTGCAAAAATTACAGTGAACACAATAATGCCCaaaaacgtaaaataataactataatgGTGACAATACTAATTTGCTAATCTCTGTCTGTTCATAggtattttaaagttaagttTGTAGTCATTGAAGTCAAAATAATACAGGTCAACAATTTTGGTTTAGaccattttaattgttaattcttcaggctctttttttaattaattacaaataattttaactgtcACTACGTATTGACATTATCTAGTAACTACATATGTACATTTTTAGGTGGTTGGAAAGTGCTGCAGCTGGCAAACCCTTGGAAACAGAAGCAGCAAGAGCAAGAGTGGCGGAACTTTGGGCTTTGGAACAGGAGTTAGCTGATGAGGCGTCCATATTGCAAGGACTCAAAACCGATAAAGATGCAATAGAATCATTGCTTTCAGGTTTGTTGCTGGCAGATTTTTcacaacattttaaaacatattcttaaaagttaatttgtgCCAGtactattgtttaatttttatacagtaaacttttttatatgtatttataccaacataaaaaaaagaactatgaaatataatatataaaaaataaacgataCAAATTACTATTTGACGGGTATAtaggaatattttattatttgacgggtatattttttataattaaatgtatttttcttataaatgtaattaatatttgtcatgtatattagtttagtttgttttttattcctgtttagtttttttatttcttaataactatatgtaatatgtatttttgcacttcttgcctaccttatctaatttaataaattttttgtcttttctcacagtggttgcctggaagagatcgctcgaaagcgataaggccgtcAATAGCCctcctttacatttaattatgttacatttttatattgtaatgcaacgaagtgttaataaataaaaaataaataaatatacataccaCCTTAAACTACTAACAAActgcattaatatttaaaaattaaaaacctctTACATTCGTCTCTTACTCTTCTAAAACCTGTCGCAATTATATCCAGGTTTGGTGTAGAACTGAGTAAACGGTTAGCGAAATCATATGTAGAATTAGTGACTACTGGCGGAGGACAGCTTCACTTAGTGGGCATACCGGGATCTGAAGTACTTTTCAGGCAcaccacacacacacacacacacacacacacacacacagagcTTAAGCAATTGCGGAAGCAGGCCGAACAGAACTGACAGAACTGAACAGTTTAGTGCAAAGTAGATTGCcgaataataattgaaaaatctGTGTACTCAGATAGATTACTGATTACTACTAATTTATTGTGTATTTCCAAATTTTGaatgttaattaatgtttaaagaactttatttctcattacaaaaaatatttatttacatgagaaatttaatattaagtatatacgaacgagatacacgtcgctaTCAGCTAGCCCAATTTTATTCTAATGGGCTCattctgatttatttatttgaattaatttcattaaacctATTTGCTTAGACTACTGCTAGCTTCACTTCGCATAAAGTTTAAGAAACACATTTTCTCAAGAATCAAATTGTGATTTATCATAAagagatagggtattttatgGTAAGCATCATTAATGTGGTACaacgttttatttataggtGTTCGTAGTAAGCTGGATACAGTGAATTTAGAAGATCCACTTCATGGGGGAGGTCTTGAGGTGGAATTGGCCAGAGTTCACGCGATGCTGGCGCACAATTCTAAGGTTTATAAGGTTTTCATCTATACAAtgcacttattattttattacatacctAGTCACCTAttgctatatttttttgttatttggaatttcaaatttttattaaattataatagtttaaaaatacacGTCTATAAATGTCTTTTAATTGGCTGAAAACTATGatatttgtctctttctgtaaAGTTATGTTTAATCTGTGTTGAAAAGAGATATAATACtgaatagttataataaattagttatttGGTCCCGCTTTTGTCCATTTTccgacaatttaaaaaaaatatattaatttgaaataaatgcaACCATTTTCTGATGAATTACAGAAACTGGAGCAGACGGTAGCTGAAAACGCCCGAT contains these protein-coding regions:
- the LOC125053654 gene encoding uncharacterized protein LOC125053654 isoform X6 encodes the protein MAAAPASCMNTENGCVMFDCLVHLWEWIDPPLQQTQFQMDAKKTIPAQQPLTHQHIMAHHVHPDQIYTQQQMSNHVTSNPPIQNQPNGVTHQQQQLIQNQYHATMTARSPLLENRHEIYGTSHNHEYARHYGANDNYNYQQQQSPTTERTEQIIHTDHNVNHDIVHNIPKGYNAEVYQDYLKRNPPKDSNQIYQNHQPMYRPNMNQYGSKPYLPYSNRIGPQSNTELLRRQYNEIQQLKMQQQLHYQNQAQMHQQQKFAERQLLLQQIHGVQPPPNLQNSIYSDSSYRDLDRYGSRNDFKEYTGDIQKDVDKYAKNNEYREIERQNKQFQEAQWQQNQEGFKEIERYRSPPEDEKTKHRSPPTDFNNQLKRNTGTMSPMKSSESSSPSVKSPSTESRRSSSGQALRSPTAQRIPSAPVTISGMLYKQGSDGLKVWRKRWFVLSEYCLFYYKSQDEEKLLGSVLLPSYKVSACTSEDKVMRKYAFKLEHANMRTYVLAAMDQESMMKWVKGLTMAALMQNYSEHQRKQIERTAKPEDDDIPGPTYANAPPKPRRSNDGYNSPGSDIYDPNYDLLIKPESQYNQSTSKQYQDQYGSKANQESYARTPQSPPQPPLYQTKRSNDLHNSGSNHERPQELYKFPQSPPFETRRLPDENMYQTQNNPFLQNYSGQETRIPLETQNTDQKSIKSYGDNYPETKTRNDNAHARDVYGELKDLKPVPTNSVNDRIMERRTPDAYGRSTTMSSYKNKLGDYEDVYSPYSSENPAKSPNLSLHRDNISLSSQKQQQKPNQTQEKVFSGPSVLRRKKMQASGIQPPMPRPHSADFLEYEARNESLNKTMPTRNNLDPHKNPQRPKSSLDINSYYDPSSETYYSEESYAEKMRQSAQYLQQQGLAPRNIQIPLAKYASGLAEKQLQSPYAHTPNNNYETEFGAKQRDNISYTSKYSDLEGLNSNWMLKEKDLEQQKDYLNRSGSVMSDGSNGSYLKEASKLEPNSDGFIRSASARLPTTERDGEKKVQQREESMKRLLEWKQRMLQSPLTRKSTPATISLARSLNQSRQSLRSDQYKPKTYSNNSYNSYSSDDEASLTISGTNIESNANNNQIQQTLSKKSFVGSNTSIGRSNRDGNIPVRAVSPRVRWVEDKANEHYTSQQISASQHNLNILPGTEESWATIRSPSRMSQQPVSAVSPRVRRNTETDEMQKVPRELVDIPTAGELLGRSHEELVLLLIQLRRRHAAIHRSIEQCCHQINSIEECLSSLKALEREESLRRLEQLKMQLMELEQQYAKSKPLVQLVDNMVKLGSLYNKPGSTIERLERNQRLRHKVLAEHAVEQQRWLESAAAGKPLETEAARARVAELWALEQELADEASILQGLKTDKDAIESLLSGVRSKLDTVNLEDPLHGGGLEVELARVHAMLAHNSKVYKKLEQTVAENARLERELQQLRRALRARRAAPQPTHSHPTQPAQPTHPTAMLEDEVTRVQQLVTALQRQRQELSRAVRHLTQQSQVLQTTQDSMPGQHRPLSYWQETNLDTGHTIDHGQDYEYESHPIHYGQTEPLYVDTRPGDITSPMTSEDMQHSAFGHLSNVEKQEIKTVRIVKRESERRQRDRERSLQPMSDWSTNITTNIDQFLEEELVQPINNYRASSVPRTDYSKFEEYYAKQNKETPYLKFERNMELSPKYPSSPSLSNYDYSRDYKYSYDRLTLSNQYLNSPTESSRTLTNDISKTSSVMSLTRSNMELSPIFKSEAAKEIITEMSDTHKNGSLHRRQVPKEKRRHYTAPHHLSAKTLNELPKNGYKQDAMARSVDDADMERALRGAAPDVVRSALPATKIRDSIDQLLAAPQKIVIPERYIPEKPPELSPEEQQKRQEKVESIKKMLSSSSGDQTSTK